One window from the genome of Saprospiraceae bacterium encodes:
- the ftsA gene encoding cell division protein FtsA translates to METILNPNPEIVVALNIGSNKVLAIVGKKNILGKMEILGSGKAPCDGVVRGVVTNIDKTAKAIGDAIDLAEKKSKQLIESVFVGIAGDHIKSMHHQGVLYRDDPKKEITQEDIDRLSQDMYKIPLAHGDKILHVLPQEFLVDHNDPCMDPIGMSGSRLESNFHIITANSDALENLMRAVDKAGLSVSGFILESLATADAVLSKEEKAGGVVLVDMGGGTTEVSIHLEGIIRYTSVIPLGSNVITKDIKVGCSVLPEQAEKLKVRFGSALADEIVDNRVITIPGLMGREPKEISEKNLARIIQSRVEELFEYVMWEIRRSGFENSLIAGMVLTGGGSKLRDIELLAELQTGLSTRIGEPLENKISLFDQEYAHPSYATAIGILSDALKRVTPHLPVEIPERKSTAEIMDLQEDDEPVFAELEPNTNQSKELSWMGKINTKIKDSLFTFFKENPDNEF, encoded by the coding sequence ATGGAAACCATACTCAATCCGAATCCTGAAATCGTAGTTGCACTGAACATCGGTTCAAACAAAGTGCTTGCAATTGTCGGCAAGAAAAACATCCTCGGTAAAATGGAAATATTGGGTTCAGGAAAAGCACCCTGTGATGGAGTTGTTCGTGGAGTTGTAACCAATATTGATAAAACAGCTAAAGCAATTGGGGATGCAATTGATCTTGCTGAGAAAAAATCAAAGCAATTGATTGAATCTGTTTTTGTTGGGATTGCAGGAGATCACATAAAAAGTATGCACCATCAGGGTGTTTTATATCGGGACGATCCTAAAAAAGAGATAACACAAGAAGACATTGACCGACTCAGTCAGGATATGTATAAAATTCCATTGGCACATGGTGATAAAATTTTACACGTCTTACCACAAGAGTTTTTAGTAGATCATAATGATCCTTGCATGGACCCAATTGGAATGTCTGGTTCTAGACTGGAATCAAATTTTCATATCATAACAGCAAATTCAGATGCCTTAGAAAATTTGATGCGTGCAGTGGATAAAGCGGGCTTAAGTGTATCCGGATTCATATTGGAATCTTTGGCTACTGCGGATGCGGTTTTGTCAAAAGAAGAAAAAGCAGGAGGCGTTGTATTGGTTGATATGGGGGGAGGAACTACTGAAGTTTCAATTCACCTTGAAGGAATTATCCGATATACATCTGTGATTCCTTTAGGATCCAATGTAATTACGAAAGATATAAAAGTTGGATGCAGTGTGTTGCCTGAGCAAGCTGAAAAATTAAAAGTTCGTTTTGGATCAGCCTTGGCTGATGAAATAGTGGATAACCGTGTGATTACAATACCAGGACTCATGGGGCGCGAGCCAAAAGAAATTTCAGAGAAAAATTTAGCACGAATTATTCAATCTCGCGTAGAGGAATTATTTGAATATGTAATGTGGGAAATCAGACGCAGTGGTTTTGAAAACAGTTTGATTGCCGGTATGGTATTGACAGGAGGAGGTTCAAAATTAAGAGATATTGAATTGTTGGCCGAATTGCAAACCGGTCTTTCTACCCGGATTGGCGAACCACTTGAAAATAAAATTTCCTTGTTTGACCAGGAATATGCACATCCATCCTATGCAACCGCGATTGGGATTTTGTCGGATGCCCTTAAAAGAGTCACTCCACATCTCCCGGTAGAAATACCCGAACGAAAGTCTACCGCAGAGATTATGGATCTCCAGGAAGATGACGAGCCGGTATTTGCCGAATTGGAACCCAATACAAACCAGTCTAAAGAACTCAGTTGGATGGGAAAAATCAATACAAAAATCAAAGATTCCCTCTTTACCTTTTTCAAAGAGAACCCGGACAATGAGTTTTAA
- the ftsZ gene encoding cell division protein FtsZ codes for MSIGSIIKVIGVGGGGTNAVTHMYSQGIRGVDFAICNTDQQSLDISPVPVKIQLGPLLTVGRGAGNNPEVGKQACLESVEDLKTFLQGDTKMLFITAGMGGGTGTGAAPILSKIARELGILTVGIITLPFLFEGPRRGRLAHDGLEQLKQNVDALIVVSNNKLREMYGNLPMSSAFSHADNVLAIAAKGIAEIITVPGYINVDFEDVNFVMKDSGVAIMGSAVAGGEDRARKVVESALNSPLLEDNDIRGAKHILLNITTGRNPEITMDEVGEITEYIQQEAGYETDLIWGSCVDDSLNDQISITLIATGFGAGYKDRNSQSNALKIDLDQEEHGASELFEDVASAHVFDFEDSDDLQTKKNKLAFFI; via the coding sequence ATGAGTATCGGTTCTATCATCAAAGTCATCGGAGTAGGGGGTGGAGGAACAAATGCCGTTACGCATATGTACAGCCAGGGAATTCGTGGGGTCGATTTTGCAATCTGCAATACAGACCAACAGTCCTTGGATATCAGTCCGGTACCTGTTAAAATTCAATTAGGACCTTTATTAACTGTCGGACGGGGAGCTGGAAACAATCCCGAAGTCGGCAAACAGGCTTGCCTTGAATCTGTGGAAGACCTGAAAACATTCCTGCAAGGGGACACTAAAATGCTGTTCATTACTGCTGGAATGGGTGGGGGTACTGGCACAGGTGCTGCGCCCATTTTGTCAAAGATTGCACGTGAATTGGGCATTCTTACGGTTGGGATCATTACATTGCCCTTTTTATTTGAGGGACCCAGAAGGGGAAGATTAGCCCATGATGGCCTTGAGCAATTGAAGCAAAATGTTGATGCCCTTATAGTAGTATCTAATAACAAACTTCGGGAAATGTATGGCAATTTGCCAATGTCCAGTGCATTTAGTCATGCAGACAATGTACTTGCCATTGCAGCAAAAGGAATTGCAGAAATCATTACGGTTCCAGGTTATATCAATGTAGATTTTGAAGATGTCAATTTTGTAATGAAGGATAGCGGAGTAGCTATCATGGGTTCAGCAGTTGCTGGAGGAGAAGATAGAGCCCGCAAAGTGGTAGAAAGTGCATTGAATTCACCGCTTTTGGAAGATAATGACATTCGGGGAGCGAAACATATCTTATTAAATATAACTACCGGCAGAAATCCAGAAATTACAATGGACGAAGTTGGAGAAATCACTGAATATATTCAACAAGAAGCTGGCTATGAAACCGATTTGATATGGGGTTCTTGTGTAGATGACAGTTTGAATGACCAGATCAGTATTACCTTAATTGCAACAGGTTTTGGAGCCGGATACAAAGACCGGAATTCACAATCGAATGCACTAAAAATAGATTTAGATCAAGAAGAACATGGCGCTTCAGAACTTTTTGAAGATGTTGCCAGCGCACATGTTTTTGATTTTGAAGATTCAGATGATTTGCAAACTAAAAAAAATAAACTCGCCTTCTTTATTTGA